The Rhinolophus sinicus isolate RSC01 linkage group LG09, ASM3656204v1, whole genome shotgun sequence genome includes a window with the following:
- the ZMIZ2 gene encoding zinc finger MIZ domain-containing protein 2 isoform X3, producing MAAPGGRGAWASPHTPHDPPRTSLKRRLLLPWLLPLPPPQPLPRPPWLPCRRSRARSWASTERAPLFSSQMGAAQSFNSQFLQHGGPRGPSVPSSMNPASVGGLMGPSGMSSAGMSPARAAGMAPFYAGQRLSQHGYPGPPQAQPLPRQGVKRAYSSEVYPGQQYLPGGQYAPGPGQSPAPSSYPGHRLPLSTSGPPGLHYKPAEQFTGQGAGFSGGSLSYSQPGLSGPTRSIPGYPSSPLPGSPTPPMTPGSGVPYMSTSQEVKSPFLPDLKPSVSSLHPSPPGGSPCDELRLTFPVRDGVVLEPFRLQHNLAVSNHAFQLRDSVYKTLMLRPDLELQFKCYHHEDRQMNTNWPASVQVSVNATPLTIERGDNKTSHKPLYLKHVCQPGRNTIQITVTACCCSHLFVLQLVHRPAVRSVLQGLLKKRLLPAEHCVTKIKRNFSSGTIPGPNGEDGVEQTAIKVSLKCPVTFRRIQLPARGHDCRHIQCFDLESYLQLNCERGTWRCPVCNRTALLEGLEVDQYMLGILVYIQNSDCEEITIDPTCSWKPVPVKPDLHVKEEADGPALKRCRSVSPAHALVPSVMDMIAALGPGSAPFTPLQSASAPAPSDYPSQGSSFLGPRTFPDAFPPTTASTPTLPEFTPGPPISYQSDIPSSLLTTEKSASCLPGQMAPAGHLDLAHNPGPPGLHTPNLGGPPGPQLHHPNPPPASRQPLGPVSSGPVGELAFNAATGVMGPHLSGAGEAPEPALDLLPELTNPDELLSYLGPPDLPANSNDDLLSLFENN from the exons ATGGCGGCCCCGGGGGGCCGGGGGGCCTGGGCCTCCCCTCACACACCGCACGACCCTCCACGGACTTCACTCAAGCGGCGGCTGCTGCTGCCGTGGCTGCTGCCGCTGCCACCGCCACAGCCACTGCCACGGCCACCGTGGCTGCCCTGCAGGAGAAGCAGGGCCAGGAGCTGGGCCAGTACGGAGCG GGcccctctcttttcttcccagaTGGGGGCCGCACAGTCTTTTAACAGCCAGTTCCTGCAGCACGGAGGCCCTCGGGGGCCCAGCGTCCCTAGCAGCATGAACCCTGCCAGCGTGGGAGGGCTGATGGGCCCTTCTGGCATGAGCTCCGCAGGCATGAGCCCCGCTCGGGCAGCCGGCATGGCACCCTTCTATGCAGGGCAGCGCCTGTCCCAGCACGGGTACCCTGGCCCCCCCCAGGCCCAGCCGCTGCCCCGACAGGGGGTCAAGAGAGCCTACTCCAGTGAG GTGTACCCAGGGCAGCAGTACCTGCCAGGAGGCCAGTACGCACCTGGCCCCGGGCagtcccctgccccctcctcctacCCTGGTCACAGGCTGCCCCTGTCCACCTCTGGTCCCCCGGGACTGCACTACAAG CCCGCCGAGCAGTTCACCGGGCAGGGTGCCGGCTTCAGCGGGGGGAGCCTCAGCTACAGCCAGCCTGGCCTGAGTGGG CCCACCCGCTCCATCCCTGGCTACCCCAGCTCCCCACTGCCAGGGAGCCCCACGCCACCCATGACCCCCGGCAGCGGCGTCCCCTACATGTCTACCAGCCAGGAGGTCAAGTCTCCCTTCCTGCCTGATCTCAAACCCAGCGTGAGCTCCTTACACCCATCACCCCCCG GCGGCAGCCCCTGTGACGAGCTGCGGCTGACCTTCCCCGTGCGGGATGGGGTGGTCCTGGAGCCCTTCCGCCTGCAGCACAACCTGGCCGTCAGCAACCATGCCTTCCAGCTACGCGACTCCGTCTACAAGACGCTGATGCTCAG GCCCGACCTGGAGCTGCAGTTCAAGTGCTACCACCACGAGGACCGGCAGATGAACACCAACTGGCCGGCCTCTGTGCAGGTCAGCGTCAATGCCACCCCGCTCACCATCGAGCGCGGGGACAACAAGACCTCCCACAAGCCCCTATACCTGAAGCACGTGTGCCAGCCGGGCCGCAACACGATCCAGATCACCGTCACCGCCTGCTGCTGC TCCCACCTGTTTGTGCTGCAGCTGGTGCACCGGCCGGCAGTCCGCTCCGTGCTGCAGGGCCTCCTGAAGAAGCGTCTGCTGCCCGCCGAACACTGCGTCACCAAGA TAAAACGGAACTTCAGCAGCGGCACCATCCCTGGGCCCAACGGAGAGGACGGGGTGGAGCAGACGGCCATCAAGGTGTCCCTCAAGTGCCCCGTCACCTTCCGCAGGATCCAGCTCCCTGCCCGCGGCCACGACTGTCGCCACATACAG TGCTTCGACCTGGAGTCCTACCTGCAGCTCAACTGTGAGCGGGGGACCTGGAGGTGCCCCGTGTGCAA CAGGACGGCGCTGCTTGAGGGCCTGGAGGTGGACCAGTACATGCTGGGCATCCTGGTCTACATCCAGAA ctccGACTGCGAGGAGATCACCATTGACCCCACGTGCAGCTGGAAGCCAGTGCCTGTGAAGCCCGACTTGCACGTCAAGGAGGAGGCGGATGGGCCAGCGCTGAAGCGCTGCCGCAGCGTGAGCCCCGCCCACGCGCTCGTGCCCAGCGTGATGGACATGATCGCAGCGCTGGGCCCGGGGTCCGCCCCCTTCACTCCCTTGCAGTCCGCCTCTGCCCCGGCCCCCAGCGACTACCCCAGCCAGG GTTCCAGCTTCCTGGGACCCAGGACCTTCCCTGACGCCTTCCCACCCACCACAGCTAGCACCCCAACCCTTCCCGAGTTCACCCCCGGGCCACCCATCTCCTACCAGTCCGACATTCCCAGCAGCCTGCTGACGACAGAGAAAtctgcttcctgcctcccaggccag ATGGCACCAGCGGGTCACCTGGACCTGGCCCACAACCCAGGGCCACCCGGGCTGCACACCCCAAACCTTGGAGGCCCCCCAGGGCCCCAGCTGCACCATCCGAACCCTCCCCCAGCATCCCGGCAGCCCCTGGGCCCTGTGAGCTCAGGCCCGGTTGGCGAGCTGGCCTTCAATGCTGCCACAGGCGTGATGGGCCCCCACCTGTCTGGGGCAGgggaggccccagaaccagccCTGGAC CTGCTCCCAGAACTGACCAACCCTGATGAGCTGCTGTCCTACCTGGGCCCGCCTGACCTCCCCGCGAACAGCAACGATGACCTGCTGTCTCTCTTCGAGAACAACTGA